One genomic window of Sulfurovum lithotrophicum includes the following:
- a CDS encoding ATP-binding protein, translated as MQEILKQIKAGEGQKTEFKRSFQKEVIESIVAFANAKGGKVFIGVSDKGEIMGVELKQESLQSWINQVKQNTSPSVIPDMDVVEIDGKQIVVVDVKEYPIKPVSYKNRYLLRRQNSNHVMNMEEIANEYLKTKNSSWDYYVDERQSLNDISLEKVEQFIEKIERHFGKIFHDTPMQILQKYGLIVDDKITFGAYLLFSKDFNAISGVQAGRFKTPTDIIDSISLNTDLFTEIDELIVFLRKHFMVEYIITGNPQREERYDYPLEAVREIVLNMIVHRDYRDSSDSIIKIFDDRIEFFNPGGLYDDLTIEELKSNNYISKTRNKLIALMFKECGLIEKYGSGIDRIKRLCKEHRLPKPKFEEIQKGFRVTVYKEKKDYVGVNEGVSEGVNEGVNEGVKLLYTLIQKTPNKKTPFFAKELNTSVKNIERWIKQLKDEDKIEFRGAPKTGGYYAK; from the coding sequence ATGCAAGAGATACTGAAACAAATTAAAGCAGGAGAAGGACAAAAAACAGAATTCAAACGTTCTTTTCAAAAAGAAGTCATAGAGTCTATCGTCGCTTTTGCCAATGCCAAGGGCGGTAAAGTCTTTATTGGGGTTAGTGACAAGGGTGAGATTATGGGTGTTGAGCTCAAGCAAGAGAGTCTGCAAAGCTGGATCAATCAGGTAAAGCAAAACACTTCTCCGTCAGTTATCCCGGACATGGATGTTGTAGAGATTGACGGCAAGCAAATCGTTGTTGTTGATGTTAAAGAGTACCCCATCAAGCCGGTAAGCTATAAAAACAGATATCTGCTAAGAAGACAGAACTCCAACCATGTGATGAACATGGAAGAGATTGCCAATGAATACCTGAAGACCAAAAACAGTTCCTGGGACTACTATGTCGATGAGCGACAAAGTCTGAATGATATAAGTCTAGAAAAAGTAGAACAGTTCATCGAGAAAATAGAAAGACATTTTGGTAAAATCTTTCATGACACGCCTATGCAGATACTGCAAAAATACGGCCTGATCGTAGATGACAAGATCACTTTTGGCGCATACCTGCTTTTTTCTAAAGATTTTAATGCTATCTCGGGTGTTCAGGCGGGTCGATTTAAAACCCCCACAGACATTATAGACAGTATCTCTCTCAACACGGATCTCTTTACAGAGATCGATGAACTCATTGTCTTTCTTAGAAAACATTTTATGGTGGAGTATATCATTACGGGAAATCCACAAAGGGAAGAGCGTTATGACTACCCTTTGGAAGCGGTTAGGGAGATCGTGCTCAATATGATCGTACACAGGGACTATCGTGACAGTAGTGACAGTATTATTAAGATATTTGATGATCGTATAGAGTTTTTCAACCCGGGTGGTCTGTATGATGATCTGACGATAGAAGAGTTGAAAAGCAATAATTATATTTCAAAAACAAGAAACAAGCTGATCGCGCTCATGTTTAAAGAATGTGGCCTCATAGAAAAATATGGTTCAGGCATAGACAGAATAAAAAGGCTGTGCAAAGAACATCGTCTTCCTAAGCCAAAGTTTGAGGAGATTCAAAAAGGTTTTAGGGTTACTGTCTATAAAGAAAAGAAAGACTATGTCGGAGTAAATGAGGGAGTAAGTGAGGGAGTAAATGAGGGAGTAAATGAGGGAGTAAAATTACTGTATACTCTCATACAAAAAACACCCAATAAAAAGACTCCTTTCTTTGCTAAGGAATTAAATACTTCTGTAAAAAATATAGAACGGTGGATAAAGCAACTTAAAGATGAAGATAAAATAGAGTTTCGCGGTGCACCGAAAACGGGAGGATATTATGCCAAGTAG
- a CDS encoding polysaccharide ABC transporter ATP-binding protein, giving the protein MPSSHSDIAIKVENLGKKYLIKHEKQEPYKTFQDVLLNSGKKIITSLNPFAEKKADDESTEEFWALKDVNFEINKGDKVGIIGRNGAGKSTLLKVLSRITEPTTGKIHINGRIASLLEVGTGFHPELTGRENIFLNGAILGMSRAEIKAKFDEIVAFAEVEKFLDTPVKRYSSGMYVRLAFSVAAHLEPEILVVDEVLAVGDAAFQKKSLGQMQKVSQDGRTILFVSHNLSQIQKLCNKVIYMDAGKIISVGDTEKVIGRYNQTYTLESASYWQNKEKKYKKSIIPLELKIVNKDKSLLSIINRKHINEALAMIKIQVTEDIKDLTLGYSLFDSSNHYLYRSLFTDDSSYKSSSIRKGVYIFTSKIPLEYLNEGNYTLVLDASIYKKEWLFNPLNDQSISIGFEIQNRFTISEYWQDKRVGIIAPSIKWSINKLL; this is encoded by the coding sequence ATGCCAAGTAGCCATTCTGACATCGCCATTAAAGTCGAAAATCTCGGCAAAAAGTACCTCATTAAGCATGAGAAACAGGAGCCGTATAAAACTTTTCAGGATGTGCTCCTGAACAGCGGGAAAAAGATCATCACATCACTCAACCCCTTTGCAGAAAAAAAAGCTGATGATGAAAGCACTGAAGAGTTCTGGGCATTAAAAGATGTGAACTTTGAGATCAACAAGGGTGACAAAGTCGGTATCATCGGTCGTAACGGTGCAGGTAAATCGACGCTGCTTAAAGTTCTTTCACGCATTACTGAACCGACCACAGGGAAGATCCACATCAACGGACGCATCGCCAGTCTTCTGGAAGTAGGTACAGGTTTTCACCCAGAACTGACAGGACGGGAAAATATCTTTCTAAACGGTGCTATTTTGGGTATGAGCCGTGCAGAAATAAAAGCGAAGTTCGATGAGATCGTTGCTTTTGCAGAGGTGGAAAAGTTTTTAGATACGCCTGTCAAGCGTTATTCCAGTGGGATGTACGTTCGTCTGGCTTTTTCGGTTGCGGCGCATTTGGAACCAGAAATATTGGTGGTGGATGAAGTTTTGGCGGTTGGAGATGCAGCTTTTCAAAAAAAGAGTCTTGGCCAAATGCAAAAAGTTAGCCAGGACGGTAGAACTATTTTATTTGTGAGTCACAACTTGTCTCAAATTCAAAAGCTTTGTAATAAAGTTATTTATATGGATGCAGGTAAAATTATTTCTGTAGGAGATACAGAAAAAGTCATAGGAAGGTATAATCAAACTTACACACTAGAATCTGCATCGTATTGGCAAAATAAGGAAAAAAAGTATAAAAAAAGTATTATACCATTAGAGTTAAAAATAGTAAATAAGGATAAGTCACTATTATCAATTATTAATCGAAAACATATAAATGAAGCCCTGGCAATGATCAAAATACAGGTGACAGAAGATATTAAGGACTTAACACTTGGTTATAGTCTATTTGATTCTTCAAATCATTACCTATATAGATCTTTATTTACTGATGACTCATCATACAAAAGTTCTTCAATTAGAAAAGGAGTATATATATTTACAAGTAAAATACCTCTGGAATATTTAAATGAAGGTAATTATACTTTAGTATTAGATGCGTCAATATATAAAAAAGAATGGTTATTTAACCCTCTAAACGACCAAAGCATTTCCATAGGGTTTGAAATTCAAAATCGTTTTACTATATCAGAATATTGGCAAGACAAAAGAGTAGGAATTATCGCACCATCTATAAAGTGGAGCATAAATAAATTATTATGA
- a CDS encoding alpha-1,2-fucosyltransferase, translating into MIIINILGGLGNQMFQYAFAYSMAHKTDAVVKLDIEDFSNYDLREYELSLYNISLDLADIDEIDKLKYEQETLFKKVARKLQRTSRPLSSYYYKESGFSYDSHVYELKDNVYFQGYWQSEKYFLDYRDALLKEFLLKDGLHQESRAYEKKINQSVSVSLHIRRGDYVSNAHTNSVHGTCSLEYYKGAVRYLQSNSHPTHFFIFSDDLDWAKENLNFIENITFVSLDKDTPDHEEMYLMSQCKHNIIANSSFSWWGAWLNQNEDKIVVAPKKWFNDTTINTNDLVPKEWIRL; encoded by the coding sequence GTGATTATAATCAATATTTTAGGTGGCCTAGGAAACCAAATGTTTCAATATGCTTTTGCTTATTCTATGGCACACAAAACTGATGCGGTTGTAAAATTAGACATTGAAGATTTCAGTAACTATGATCTACGTGAATATGAACTAAGTCTCTATAATATCTCTTTAGATTTGGCTGATATAGATGAGATTGATAAGCTAAAGTATGAACAAGAAACACTATTTAAAAAAGTGGCTCGAAAGCTACAAAGAACATCGCGCCCTCTTTCTAGCTATTATTATAAGGAATCTGGTTTTTCTTATGACTCACATGTGTACGAACTAAAAGACAACGTCTATTTTCAAGGATACTGGCAAAGTGAGAAGTATTTTTTAGACTACAGAGACGCGCTACTCAAAGAGTTTCTTTTAAAAGATGGACTTCATCAAGAAAGTCGAGCTTATGAAAAAAAAATCAATCAATCCGTATCTGTCAGTTTACATATCAGACGCGGGGATTATGTGTCAAATGCACATACAAACAGTGTTCACGGAACATGTTCTTTGGAGTATTACAAAGGTGCTGTACGCTATCTCCAGAGCAATAGTCATCCGACGCATTTTTTCATTTTCAGTGATGATCTTGATTGGGCTAAAGAGAACTTGAATTTTATTGAAAATATTACTTTTGTATCGCTGGACAAAGATACACCTGACCATGAAGAGATGTATCTTATGAGCCAATGCAAACATAACATTATTGCCAATAGTTCATTCAGCTGGTGGGGTGCTTGGCTTAATCAAAATGAAGACAAGATCGTAGTGGCTCCTAAAAAGTGGTTCAATGATACTACCATTAATACCAACGATCTTGTCCCGAAAGAATGGATACGACTATGA
- a CDS encoding glycosyltransferase family 2 protein, with protein sequence MNTPMISVVMPVYNGEKYLNEAIDSILHQTYTDFEFIILNDGSTDRTEEIILSYDDPRIVYVKNEENLQIVKTLNKGIALAKGKYIARMDADDISLPERFKKQVEFMEENPDIDVCGTWVKTIGYNVEQWQYPVGHEQIKSYLLFDSALAHPSVIFRSTVFEHINYEEAYNKAEDYALWVELSKEHTLHNLPLYLLQYRLHPGQTESTRQFEVANMVRKKMLNNLNCSLKTDQIKSFTNIVLGKAVEIDKMDDVFTVILEANNRTIFIDDKTLKIIIEEKFWHNLLINVKCNAKVFYKNGSILKKYSMRKYFKSFFKCIIGYKNDK encoded by the coding sequence ATGAATACGCCAATGATCTCTGTTGTGATGCCCGTCTATAATGGAGAAAAGTATCTCAATGAAGCTATTGACAGTATTCTACACCAGACCTATACTGATTTTGAATTTATTATCTTAAATGATGGCTCCACTGACAGGACAGAAGAGATCATCCTCTCATATGATGACCCTCGAATCGTCTATGTGAAAAATGAAGAGAACTTGCAGATCGTTAAAACGCTAAACAAAGGCATTGCCCTTGCTAAAGGGAAATATATCGCCCGTATGGATGCGGATGACATCAGTTTGCCGGAGCGGTTTAAGAAGCAGGTGGAGTTTATGGAGGAGAATCCGGATATTGATGTCTGTGGAACATGGGTAAAGACTATTGGATATAATGTTGAGCAGTGGCAATATCCCGTAGGGCATGAACAGATTAAATCTTATTTATTATTTGATTCAGCCTTGGCTCATCCCTCGGTAATATTCAGAAGTACAGTTTTTGAACATATTAACTATGAAGAAGCCTATAATAAAGCAGAGGATTATGCTTTATGGGTTGAATTGTCAAAAGAACATACACTGCATAATTTGCCACTATATTTACTTCAATACCGGTTACATCCAGGACAAACAGAATCAACAAGGCAATTTGAGGTTGCAAATATGGTAAGAAAAAAAATGTTAAATAATTTAAATTGCTCTCTGAAGACTGATCAAATCAAATCATTTACAAATATTGTATTAGGAAAAGCTGTTGAAATAGATAAGATGGATGATGTGTTTACTGTGATACTTGAAGCAAATAATCGAACCATTTTTATAGATGATAAAACCCTGAAGATTATTATAGAAGAAAAGTTTTGGCACAACTTGCTTATCAATGTAAAATGCAATGCAAAGGTATTTTACAAAAATGGATCAATTTTAAAAAAATATAGTATGCGAAAGTATTTTAAATCTTTTTTTAAATGTATAATTGGTTATAAAAATGACAAATAG
- a CDS encoding glycosyltransferase family 25 protein translates to MAKLISLLIDEGPKDTFNYIKQYLYEKKIRKKEYQIIQKFKNVNNLNIKTVKILTYGSNAELILQLKNIFSEKFEVDIVSEQKKKFTDDLYIIIDPQNVKYFPKNYIILSRNSQIPSSVYSKWHYFNVLKNAIAIFDSDLTHIAYLQQNNINYKRIFYIPINNKYHNLEFYIKRFLLSVDLINFSELPFDMLSQNNQKRYCLGLPENIERRESFLLDNKYNFSIFDGLRHYFGWKGCAYSYKYLIQYAKRNKWDYVIICEDDVLFSDDFEKKLESIIEYLTQTNHEWNIFSGLISDLHEDAEVSRIEFYKNTEFIYLNKMTSTVFNIYHKSIFDTLLRWNEKSDDVLINTIDRYIEAQKELKVVTIFPFLVDHKEEQASSIWNFQNDKYSDMLANSRETLKKKILEYKKRCEYE, encoded by the coding sequence ATGGCTAAACTTATATCACTTTTGATAGATGAAGGACCAAAAGATACTTTTAACTATATAAAACAGTACTTATATGAAAAAAAAATTAGGAAGAAAGAATATCAAATAATACAAAAGTTCAAAAACGTAAATAACCTAAATATCAAAACTGTAAAAATTTTGACATATGGCAGTAATGCCGAACTCATTCTGCAATTAAAAAATATTTTTAGTGAAAAGTTTGAAGTGGATATTGTTTCTGAGCAGAAAAAAAAGTTTACGGATGATTTGTATATCATTATTGACCCGCAAAATGTTAAATACTTTCCCAAAAACTATATTATACTTTCCCGCAATTCCCAGATACCATCTTCTGTGTATTCTAAATGGCACTATTTTAATGTTTTGAAGAACGCCATAGCAATATTCGATAGTGATTTAACTCATATTGCATACTTACAGCAAAATAATATCAATTACAAGAGAATATTCTATATTCCAATAAATAATAAATACCATAATCTGGAGTTCTATATAAAAAGATTTTTGCTATCAGTAGATTTAATAAACTTTTCAGAATTGCCATTTGATATGCTCTCTCAAAATAATCAGAAAAGGTATTGTTTGGGATTGCCGGAAAATATAGAACGAAGAGAATCTTTTCTTTTGGATAATAAGTATAATTTTAGTATATTTGATGGTTTGAGACATTATTTTGGGTGGAAAGGATGTGCATATAGCTATAAATATCTTATTCAATATGCAAAAAGGAACAAGTGGGACTACGTCATTATATGTGAAGATGATGTTCTGTTTTCAGATGATTTTGAAAAAAAATTAGAATCGATTATTGAGTATTTAACTCAAACGAATCATGAATGGAATATTTTTTCGGGTTTGATCTCTGACCTCCATGAAGATGCAGAAGTTTCAAGAATTGAATTTTATAAGAATACAGAATTTATTTATTTAAACAAAATGACAAGTACGGTTTTTAATATATACCATAAAAGTATTTTTGATACATTATTGCGTTGGAATGAAAAAAGTGATGATGTTCTTATAAATACCATCGATCGGTATATTGAAGCACAGAAAGAGTTAAAAGTAGTCACTATATTTCCTTTTTTGGTAGACCATAAAGAAGAGCAGGCATCCAGTATCTGGAATTTTCAAAATGATAAATATAGTGATATGCTTGCAAACAGCAGAGAGACTTTAAAGAAGAAAATTCTTGAATATAAAAAAAGATGCGAATATGAATAA
- a CDS encoding glycosyltransferase family 2 protein, which yields MNKPPLISIAMATYNGEKYLTEQLDSVYAQTYKNIEVIVTDDCSTDETVKILEQYADTHGLKYYVNEENLGFVKNFEKAISLCSGEYIALADQDDIWLPHKLEFLLEKIGLQLMIHSDCSIIDAKNEIVIPSWKKENGFMVGVENLLFKNVVTGCTVLMHRNLLDNACPFPEGVTYHDWWLALCAAEKNSLKYTDECLTRYREHAAQDTGRGDDSPVLKRVYRNVKNRYRNMDFYRTVGYKKHLQNLYVLKKNPECLSGYQTVLSDTITYFENYLDQKIHLKTFYIGMRYHKVLYPYKNYLYVKNILMDIVG from the coding sequence ATGAATAAACCTCCTTTAATATCGATAGCAATGGCAACCTACAATGGTGAAAAATACCTGACAGAACAGCTGGATTCAGTTTATGCGCAGACGTATAAAAACATAGAAGTAATTGTAACAGATGACTGTTCTACAGATGAAACGGTGAAGATCCTGGAACAATATGCTGATACCCATGGATTGAAATATTATGTGAATGAAGAGAACCTCGGCTTTGTCAAAAATTTTGAAAAGGCCATTTCCCTATGCAGTGGAGAATATATCGCACTTGCCGATCAGGATGATATCTGGCTTCCACACAAGCTTGAATTTTTGCTGGAAAAAATCGGCTTACAACTGATGATACACAGTGACTGTTCCATTATTGATGCAAAAAATGAGATAGTGATTCCCTCCTGGAAAAAAGAGAACGGTTTCATGGTCGGTGTTGAAAACCTGCTGTTCAAAAATGTTGTAACAGGATGTACGGTTTTAATGCATAGAAATCTTTTGGACAATGCTTGTCCCTTTCCTGAAGGAGTTACGTATCATGATTGGTGGCTGGCTTTGTGTGCGGCCGAAAAAAACAGTTTGAAGTATACGGATGAATGTTTGACACGCTATAGAGAACATGCTGCACAGGACACCGGACGGGGTGATGACAGTCCTGTTTTGAAAAGAGTGTATAGGAATGTTAAAAATAGATACCGGAACATGGATTTTTATCGAACTGTCGGGTATAAAAAGCATTTGCAAAATCTCTATGTTCTAAAGAAAAATCCAGAATGCCTTTCTGGATATCAAACTGTTTTATCTGATACGATAACATACTTTGAAAACTATCTGGATCAAAAAATTCATCTTAAAACATTTTATATCGGTATGAGGTATCATAAAGTACTTTATCCGTATAAAAATTATTTGTATGTGAAAAATATATTGATGGATATTGTAGGATGA
- a CDS encoding glycosyltransferase family 2 protein, with amino-acid sequence MRVAAVVVLYNPADEIQENIDSYIDQVDTVYAVDNSDDKNESLINELKQTGKIVYVDNGGNKGIANALNVGANKATEDGYDFLLTMDQDSRVSEKMLSTMLECLGTVDIPTLGILSPFHASKIHTVSREHGCIEKKVVMTSGNLLSLKAYRKTGPFLEELFLDYVDNEYCLRLQRHGYRVIQVSEAILFHKLGELSLRQLFGKNIYCYNYPPVRYYYRARNVIAIHKKLEVAWGTEILRDMIKIFLYEKNKLQKFLYICYGMIDAIQGKMGKYDR; translated from the coding sequence ATGAGAGTAGCGGCTGTCGTAGTATTGTACAATCCTGCAGATGAAATTCAAGAGAATATCGATTCCTATATCGATCAAGTTGATACAGTGTATGCTGTAGATAACTCTGATGATAAGAATGAGTCACTTATAAATGAATTGAAGCAGACTGGGAAGATAGTCTATGTAGATAACGGGGGGAACAAAGGGATCGCCAATGCATTGAATGTAGGCGCGAACAAGGCAACAGAAGACGGATATGATTTTTTACTTACCATGGATCAGGACAGCAGGGTAAGCGAAAAGATGCTTTCTACAATGTTGGAATGCTTGGGGACTGTGGATATCCCTACATTGGGGATTCTCTCCCCATTTCATGCCAGCAAAATACATACGGTTTCCCGGGAGCATGGGTGCATAGAAAAAAAAGTGGTGATGACATCCGGAAACCTTTTGTCCCTGAAGGCATACAGAAAAACCGGTCCTTTTCTGGAAGAACTGTTCCTTGATTATGTCGATAATGAATATTGTCTTCGTCTGCAGAGACATGGCTACAGAGTGATACAGGTTTCAGAGGCAATCCTCTTTCATAAGTTGGGAGAACTCTCTCTTCGTCAGCTTTTCGGTAAAAATATCTATTGCTACAATTATCCGCCGGTGCGTTATTATTATCGTGCAAGAAATGTTATTGCCATTCATAAGAAACTTGAAGTGGCCTGGGGAACAGAGATATTAAGGGATATGATAAAGATCTTTTTATATGAAAAGAACAAGTTGCAAAAATTTCTGTATATTTGCTATGGTATGATAGATGCGATACAAGGAAAAATGGGGAAGTATGATAGATAA
- a CDS encoding glycosyltransferase family 2 protein, protein MIDKKISFVVVNYNYREDIQKLISSLSISCFRLPYEIVIVDNASTDGSKEYFSGLSENIIYRYMDKNIGYGAANNVGVALSSTDTIVLINPDTLIEDEGFDTFIAIVQNEKKIGVFAPKVVYPDMQIQPNCGAFSTLKTFIMQSLKIGYFVRKFGLVENLKGVVSYLPFLQKTFIGTYLDNFSDQVTCKECDWVSGACMIMRKEVFNEIKGFDENFFLYCEDEDLCRRISEHGYEIVIDTAFTIVHNEGFIKTRKSKALTPIAKYRYQSSIYYLEKHVGRVSAFLLRIFYVFQHLFNGMFYLLFDWNTAKTYFEFLPELLFPVERRQR, encoded by the coding sequence ATGATAGATAAAAAAATCTCATTTGTAGTAGTCAACTACAATTATAGAGAAGATATCCAGAAACTGATATCTTCATTATCGATATCATGCTTCCGTTTACCATATGAAATTGTGATTGTGGATAATGCTTCAACTGACGGTAGCAAAGAATATTTTTCCGGTCTGTCGGAAAATATTATCTATCGATATATGGATAAAAATATTGGATACGGTGCTGCAAATAATGTAGGAGTGGCACTTTCCAGTACAGATACCATTGTACTGATCAATCCTGACACTTTGATAGAAGATGAGGGCTTTGATACGTTTATAGCTATAGTACAAAATGAAAAAAAGATAGGTGTATTTGCCCCTAAAGTAGTCTACCCTGATATGCAGATTCAGCCGAACTGCGGTGCTTTTTCCACATTGAAGACATTTATTATGCAATCGCTCAAAATCGGTTACTTTGTAAGAAAATTTGGCTTGGTTGAAAATTTGAAAGGGGTTGTTTCATATTTACCATTTTTACAAAAAACTTTTATAGGTACGTATTTGGATAATTTTTCTGATCAGGTTACCTGTAAAGAGTGTGACTGGGTCAGTGGGGCGTGTATGATCATGAGAAAAGAAGTTTTTAATGAAATCAAAGGCTTTGATGAGAACTTTTTTCTGTACTGTGAAGATGAAGATCTCTGTCGACGTATTTCTGAACATGGATATGAGATAGTGATAGATACAGCTTTTACGATCGTCCATAATGAAGGATTCATCAAAACAAGAAAAAGTAAAGCTTTGACACCTATTGCAAAATACAGGTACCAGAGCAGTATATATTACCTGGAAAAACATGTTGGCAGAGTTTCCGCTTTTCTGTTGCGGATATTTTATGTTTTTCAACACCTGTTTAACGGAATGTTTTATCTTCTGTTCGACTGGAATACTGCTAAAACATATTTTGAATTTCTCCCTGAATTGCTTTTCCCCGTTGAAAGAAGACAAAGATGA
- a CDS encoding glycosyltransferase family 2 protein codes for MKYSVLLSVYHRENPLFLEHSLRSIERQTLPPEEIVLVKDGPLTKELDAVIEKHMNTSSSPYTIVSLEKNQGLGIALNRGIKHCSYEWVARMDTDDIALPDRFEKQFAYLSEHPDTDIVGGWICEFDSNHEICNKERRVPASHEAIVRFAKHRNPLNHMTVVFRKEAVLDAGGYLPMNGFEDYYLWMRMLQKGKRFANIPEVLVKARTGRDMIARRQGWKYAKDELALEKVAYQTGFWSALDRVRNLFTRFLPRLLPVAIVEKLYNLLRKI; via the coding sequence ATGAAGTATTCCGTTCTACTCTCCGTCTATCACAGGGAGAACCCGCTTTTTCTGGAACACTCCCTGAGGAGTATCGAACGACAGACCCTGCCGCCCGAAGAGATCGTGCTTGTAAAGGATGGTCCTTTGACAAAAGAACTCGATGCGGTGATTGAGAAACATATGAATACTTCTTCATCCCCTTATACAATTGTTTCTCTTGAGAAAAACCAGGGATTGGGTATTGCACTGAACAGAGGTATAAAACACTGCTCCTACGAATGGGTCGCACGAATGGATACGGATGATATCGCCCTTCCTGATCGTTTTGAAAAGCAGTTCGCCTATTTGTCGGAACACCCTGATACGGACATAGTGGGAGGGTGGATATGTGAGTTCGACAGTAACCACGAAATCTGCAACAAAGAAAGACGGGTGCCTGCTTCGCATGAGGCGATCGTACGCTTTGCGAAGCACCGGAATCCCCTGAACCACATGACGGTCGTTTTCCGTAAGGAAGCGGTACTGGATGCCGGTGGGTACCTGCCCATGAACGGATTTGAAGATTACTACCTTTGGATGCGAATGCTTCAAAAAGGGAAGCGCTTTGCAAACATTCCTGAAGTACTGGTAAAGGCGAGAACAGGTCGGGATATGATAGCCCGTCGTCAGGGGTGGAAGTATGCCAAAGATGAGTTGGCTTTGGAAAAAGTAGCCTATCAGACAGGTTTCTGGTCTGCGCTGGACAGGGTGCGAAATCTTTTTACACGTTTTCTCCCCCGGCTTCTGCCGGTAGCTATAGTTGAAAAACTGTATAACCTTTTGAGAAAAATCTAA
- a CDS encoding ATP-binding protein, with protein sequence MKKKEELKRIIRDFHLNAKFDVKPRTLQPPVDTKKIITLIGVRRCGKTSILYDMINQLSEKIDKTRILFLNFEDERLELRIDELDLVLQAFLELYPEQNLSECYFFFDEIQNITGWEKFVRRMYDTISKNIFITGSNSKLLSSEIATSLRGRTLSFEVYPLSFSEYLAFKDIDVDLYSSKSIAHVKNAQEKFLTNGGFPETLFLEDQYKNKILQEYFNVLLYKDLAERYNITNTVALKFFLKRIIASSTKQVSINKIYNELKSSGIKIGKNTLYDFLDYVQNIYLALVLHKYDKSLVQKELGEKKIYSIDIGLNNATAFKFSDDIGKSLENAVFLELKRNGQDIFYYRDANHECDFIVNENNCIAQAIQVTYDMSVEDTKNREMKGLLAACKNFNLQKGTIVTYDQEDAILENNIKIELIPFYKWQLNDK encoded by the coding sequence ATGAAAAAGAAAGAAGAACTCAAAAGAATTATAAGAGATTTTCATCTTAATGCTAAATTTGATGTAAAACCTCGTACTTTACAACCGCCTGTTGATACTAAAAAAATCATTACGCTGATTGGTGTACGAAGATGCGGGAAAACGTCTATACTTTATGACATGATCAATCAACTGTCGGAAAAAATCGATAAAACCAGAATTTTATTTTTAAACTTTGAAGATGAAAGACTTGAGTTACGTATAGATGAGTTGGACTTGGTACTGCAAGCCTTCTTAGAACTTTACCCTGAGCAGAACTTGAGTGAGTGTTATTTTTTCTTTGATGAAATTCAGAATATCACGGGTTGGGAAAAATTTGTAAGAAGAATGTATGATACGATTAGTAAAAACATATTTATAACTGGGTCAAACTCAAAGCTTTTAAGCTCTGAGATAGCTACAAGCTTAAGAGGTCGTACTTTATCTTTCGAAGTTTATCCACTTTCGTTTAGTGAGTACCTTGCGTTTAAAGATATTGATGTTGACTTATATTCATCAAAAAGTATTGCACATGTTAAAAATGCCCAAGAGAAGTTTTTAACAAATGGCGGATTTCCTGAAACCCTGTTTTTGGAAGATCAATACAAAAATAAAATTTTACAAGAGTATTTTAATGTATTGCTTTATAAAGACTTAGCAGAACGCTATAATATTACAAATACGGTCGCACTAAAGTTTTTTCTGAAGAGGATTATCGCTTCTTCAACGAAGCAAGTGTCTATCAACAAAATATATAATGAACTCAAATCAAGCGGTATCAAAATAGGAAAAAACACACTGTATGATTTTTTAGATTATGTACAAAATATTTATTTGGCATTGGTTTTACACAAGTATGATAAGTCTCTTGTCCAGAAAGAACTGGGGGAAAAGAAGATTTACAGTATTGATATAGGTTTAAACAATGCAACCGCATTCAAGTTTTCTGATGATATAGGTAAATCACTTGAAAATGCTGTCTTTTTAGAGTTGAAAAGAAATGGCCAAGATATTTTTTATTATCGCGATGCCAATCATGAATGCGACTTTATAGTAAATGAAAACAACTGTATTGCACAGGCGATCCAAGTGACCTATGATATGAGTGTTGAAGATACAAAAAACAGAGAGATGAAAGGCCTACTTGCTGCTTGTAAAAACTTCAATCTTCAAAAGGGTACTATTGTCACTTACGATCAGGAAGATGCTATATTGGAAAACAACATTAAAATAGAATTAATCCCCTTTTATAAATGGCAACTAAATGACAAGTAG